The Thermoplasmata archaeon DNA segment GATGAGTGCCCCATGACCTCGGCTTCACCGAACTGTTATCTATCGTCCTCGGGTCTCAGCGATGGAGCGCACATGGACGACGTGGTGATTCTGCCGACCGAGAAGGTCGCGCTGCGCGACCCGATCCTCGTCGAGGGACTCCCGGGCGTCGGCAATGTCGGCAAGCTCGCCTCCGATTATCTCCGGGACCAGCTGAAGGCGAAGCCGCTCGCCACGGTCTTTTCCCGCTTCTTTCCGCCGCAGGTCTACGTCAATGAGGACGGGATCATCCGGCTCGTCTCCAACGAGCTATCGTACTACCGGAACCCGAAGGCCGCGCGGGACATCGTGATCCTCGGCGGCGACTACCAAGGCATCAGCCCCGAGGGCCAGTACGAGATCACGCACCGCGTTCTCGAGTTCGTGCACAAGCTCGGGGTCCGAGATCTGTACACCCTCGCCGGGTTCGCCCAGGGCCACGTCGTGGAGAAGCCTCGCGTCCTCGGCGCTGCGACCAGCCCCGCGCGTGTGGAGGCCATGAAGAAGCTTGGCGTGATCTTCTCCCGCAACGACCCCGGAGGGGGGCTCATCGGTGCGAGCGGTCTGTTCCTCGGGCTCGGACGCATGTTCCAGATGGAGGGCGTCTGCCTCATGGGCGAGACCTCCGGGTATTTTGTAGATCCCCGCGGCGCCCAAGCGGTGCTCAAGATCCTTTCTCAAGCAATCGAGGTCGACGTCGATTTCAGAGACCTCGAGTCGAAAGCGAAGGAGATCGACCGGATCGCCCAGCGCATCCACGATTCCGAGAAGGGAGCGAACGAGCCCACCCCGGGCCCGAGCCCGGCCCGCGAGGACATCGGGTACATCGGCTGACGCATCTTTCGAGCGGTTCTCCATGCCCTCGCCCCGTCCTCCGAGCGCGGCGGTGGACGAGACCGCGGAGGATCTCGCGCGAGAACGGGCTTTGGTCGAACGCATAGGCGCGAGCGCAGAGACCGATGGGTTCGTTCCATTCGACCGGTTCATGGATTGGGCTCTATACGCCGAAGGGATCGGGTACTACACCGGCCCTACGAACCCGCTCGGTCGATCGGGAGATTTCTACACCGCTCCGCACGTCCATCCTCTGTTCGGTCGAGCATTGGCCCGGCGCGTGCAGCAGGTGCGCGATCGGTTCGTGGCGGACGCGCCCTTCCGCGTCGTGGAGCTGGGCCCCGGGGATGGTACCCTCTCCGCTGCGGTCGTGGAAGAGCTCGGTCGAGAACCCGATGCGGGGTCGCGCTACTCCTACGTCCTAGTCGAACGCTCCCCCTCGCTTCGGACGGCCTCGCTCGAACGCGCCCATGCGTTCGGGGCCTGCGCCGGGATCTCCGTTACGACCGAGGAAGGGCTCGGTTCCTCGGGTCCGTTCGTCGGAGTGGTGATCGCGCACGAGGTCCTCGACGCCCAGCCGGTGCGCCGCCTGGTCTACCGACGGGCGGGCTGGCAGGAGCTCGGCGTCCGGGCGGTCGGGGATCGCGTAGAGCCGGCGGAGTCGCGACCTTCCCGCCCCTTGCCTCCGAACCCTCCCGCTGCTCCGCAGGACGGGGAGATCTGGGAACATGCGGCGGGCACTACGACCTGCGTGCGCGCCATCTCCGACCATCTGGCGAGCGGGGTCGCGATCGTGATTGATTACGGCATGGACGCCGCGGAGCTCCGAAGCGCACATCCGACGGGAACTCTCGCCGGGGTCCGACGCCATCAGCCCGTGGAGGAGCCGTGGACGCATCCCGGGCGCGTCGACCTGAGCACCTTCGTCGACTTCACCCGCGTGCGCGCCGACGCCACCCGGTTCGGCCTCTACGAGCTCGCCTACTCTTCCCAGGCGGAGGCGCTCGGCCGGTGGGGGTTCGACGAGCTCCTTCGGGAGGCGCTACGGGCGGCCCCGTCGGCCGAGGCCCGGGTCCGGACCCAGCTTGCGGCCAAGAGCCTACTGTTCGGGTTCGAACGGTTCCGGGTGCTCGAGCTCGCGCCCGCCGGGGGCGTCGTACCGCCTATCACGTAACGGTCTTTGCGGGCCCCGCGGTGACCCGTTCCGCGATCTGCGCATCGATCAGGAGCTGGGCGGTGTCGCCCGGAAGGGACAGAACATCCTCCCTCCGAAGCTCGATGGTCTCCGATCCGACGGTGATCGGGCGACCGTCCTTGACGATCCGCACATAGACCAGTGGGGCTGCGACTCCCGGGGTCTTCCGGGTCGGCGGGATTGGCGGCGATCCGGGGGTCCCTGTCGCGCGCGGTTCGGGCTCCGGTGGCGCAGAAGTAGGTACCGATTCCACTTTGTCGGCTGGATGGGTCGGCGTCAGGTACGGGGCGACCGCGTGTCGATGGGAGGCGAGCGTCGATACGAGGCGGTCCAACAGTTCTCTCTCCTCCGGGAGCGTGTTCGGGACCTCCCGAGGTCCCCCTACGCTCGCGTGCAGGGCGGTCCCGACCAGCTTTGCCATCCGTCCCTCCACGATGTCCCGGGAGAGGCTGCTGGCCCTCTGGTAGGTCTGCCGTGCGAGCTCGCCCTTACGATCCGAGGGGTTCTCCCGCAGCTCGGCTTCGTAGGAGCGACGCAGCTCGGCGAGATAGCTCGCCGTCTGGCTGTAGAAGTTGTGGGGAAGCTTTGCGAGCCCGCCGCGGGAGGCGTTCTCGTTCCTTCGCCACTCTAGAAGTTGGCCGTACTGGTCGGGCATCGCGGTGGGAACGGTCCGATGGGGACCCGAGGCTATAGGAGTTGCGGCGAGTATGGGCCGAGCGAACGATGCGCGGGGGGGAGGACGCCGACCCGGCCTTCGACGAATTCCTGGAGCTGTGGCGTCGGCTCTGGCGCGCGAACCGCGACGACGCCGCGGTAATCCTGGTCGAAGGCGAGCGCGATCGCCGATCCCTGACCCGTCTCGGCCTGGAAGGAGAGATCGCGCTCGTGCACCGCGGAAAGTCCCTCGCCGAGACCGCGCAGGCGCTCGTGCAGCGCCACCGGGCGGTCATCCTGCTCACGGACTGGGACAGAGAGGGAGGGAACCTCGCCCGACGGCTCCGCGCTCTACTCCAGGTCGGGGGGGTCGCGCTCGATCTCGAGTACCGGCGCCGTCTCGCCCGCATCCTTCGCGGAGAGGTGGTCCACGTGGAGGGACTCTACGGATGGGCCCAGCGCATGGCCGAACGCCGGGGCGCCACGATCACGGAGACGCTGGAGCGCCTGCAGGCCGACGGCCCCTAAGGGATGACCTTGGTCTGGGTCCGGCGCGTGTCCCGGCGGTTGCGCGTGCGCGAGGGACGCATCCGTTCGGCACCCTTGCCTTTCCAGCGGAGCCCACGGGTCTCGCGACCGGCGCTCGTTAGACCGCGATAGACCCGACCCTTCTGCGTGGGGGCCGCCATCCACTCGGTCTTCGGGTCCGCGATGATCGACGGGTGGCTGACGTCGACGAGGATGACCTCGAAGAACTTCTCCTTGCCGTCCTCTCCCACCCAGTACGAGTTCAGAACCTCGAGATTCGGATAGTGCTTCTGCGCGCGCTCCTCGGCGATGCGCTTCAGGCTCTTGGCGAGGGTCATTCGATTGATACCCTTGCGCTTCGGGC contains these protein-coding regions:
- a CDS encoding proteasome assembly chaperone family protein — translated: MDDVVILPTEKVALRDPILVEGLPGVGNVGKLASDYLRDQLKAKPLATVFSRFFPPQVYVNEDGIIRLVSNELSYYRNPKAARDIVILGGDYQGISPEGQYEITHRVLEFVHKLGVRDLYTLAGFAQGHVVEKPRVLGAATSPARVEAMKKLGVIFSRNDPGGGLIGASGLFLGLGRMFQMEGVCLMGETSGYFVDPRGAQAVLKILSQAIEVDVDFRDLESKAKEIDRIAQRIHDSEKGANEPTPGPSPAREDIGYIG
- a CDS encoding SAM-dependent methyltransferase → MPSPRPPSAAVDETAEDLARERALVERIGASAETDGFVPFDRFMDWALYAEGIGYYTGPTNPLGRSGDFYTAPHVHPLFGRALARRVQQVRDRFVADAPFRVVELGPGDGTLSAAVVEELGREPDAGSRYSYVLVERSPSLRTASLERAHAFGACAGISVTTEEGLGSSGPFVGVVIAHEVLDAQPVRRLVYRRAGWQELGVRAVGDRVEPAESRPSRPLPPNPPAAPQDGEIWEHAAGTTTCVRAISDHLASGVAIVIDYGMDAAELRSAHPTGTLAGVRRHQPVEEPWTHPGRVDLSTFVDFTRVRADATRFGLYELAYSSQAEALGRWGFDELLREALRAAPSAEARVRTQLAAKSLLFGFERFRVLELAPAGGVVPPIT
- a CDS encoding toprim domain-containing protein, which encodes MRGGEDADPAFDEFLELWRRLWRANRDDAAVILVEGERDRRSLTRLGLEGEIALVHRGKSLAETAQALVQRHRAVILLTDWDREGGNLARRLRALLQVGGVALDLEYRRRLARILRGEVVHVEGLYGWAQRMAERRGATITETLERLQADGP
- a CDS encoding 50S ribosomal protein L15e; translated protein: MAESAYSRMGRSFRATLGDEGAALRHERLLTWRRENTVTRVEHPVRLDRARAVGYRAKEGFIVVRVRVRRGGQRHRAIIAGRRPKRKGINRMTLAKSLKRIAEERAQKHYPNLEVLNSYWVGEDGKEKFFEVILVDVSHPSIIADPKTEWMAAPTQKGRVYRGLTSAGRETRGLRWKGKGAERMRPSRTRNRRDTRRTQTKVIP